A segment of the Zingiber officinale cultivar Zhangliang chromosome 8B, Zo_v1.1, whole genome shotgun sequence genome:
GACGAAGTATCGTTGGTAGGCGCTCAAGCCTGGTCGCGCTACTTGATCAAACTTCTTGACGAAAACTTCCTTCACTAGCTCTGGCTCCAACAGAGCCACTCGGGGAACGGGCCCTGACCAGGTAAAGGATGTTCCACCTAcacaaaagaattaaaattacCTCTAGCTATTTGACGTAAGAGCAGGCGGCAATGGAGATGAAGGGCGCTCACCGAATTCCCTAATTTTATGGGCGATGAAAGGAGCGACGCGAAGAGCAATGTCGTGGGAGAGAGGCATGGGCTTCGACACCGCTTCCATTAGGAAGCGTCTCATCTCCTTGAGGTCGCCGTACAGGAAGCGGTAGGCGGTGCCGGTGAGCCCCTGCTCCCGGAGCGCCCGCTCCATTCGCCACGGCCGCCACCACAGGACGTTGAGCGCCTCCGCCAACGCCCATACCGGAAACAACAGCAGCAGCAGCCACGACGACAATGCGGCCCAATTCTCGATCGTCACAAGTAACGTCATGAGAAACGGTAGGAATGGAAATTTGAACATAGGGAGACATGTTCTTGGAATTGATAAAGAAAAGCCCGAACTAATTATGTCCGTTGCAATTCCTTCACAATTCTTTCTTGGTAAGAATTCTTTCTCGATTCTATAATTGGCTTAGGTGTTTCTAAACTACAGGAATTTATACCGACCAAGCAAAGGTCCGCATTGATCCAACATTGAAGTATCTATCTAATTAAGAAGGGAAACACAGTGTCGTAGCAACATAACTGACTCGGCGATTGGCAAGTGGGACTTATGGCAGAGGGAGAGTGATGACACCAAACGATTCTTTCTGCGCACACcataaatagaacaaatagaaatgTTAAAGCAAGAATTAAGGGGAATTTCTTGGCGCAGTCATGACACTCAAGTCAAAATAGTAGtcgaataaaaaaatagaaaaaaagatgAATAATAGAACAGTAAATATGGATGCATGTGGGCACGCATAATGTAACATAAGGGAGTGTACGTGAGTCTAAATGAGCATAAGTGAGCGTATCTGACCAACGGAGATAActcttctttttatactgatccTCATAACCTCTGCAATAATGAACAGTAGAATACAGGAGGTGGCAGCACTGATGCCCCTTTGCGAAGACGGAACTACAACGAAAAAGAAAACACCAAATGCGGAAAACGGCAAAGCAAGCATGCTTATAAGCCCTGTAGCCGATCGACCTTAGTCGTCCGATCTAGCTTCACGAAAACCTAGATGAAGATCCGATCATTAATTTTGAAACGACGACGCATGTCTCGGGACAGACGAATATCCGCCTGTCATATCAAGCGTGTGGCAGCAGTAGTCGACACGTGGCATTCGATTATCGGACGCATTTAATAAGCTTAATTACAAAAGGTATGGTCTCGTGCTCGACCATAATCATCAAGGATTTGTGCGGTCTTCAAGATATTTGGTGACATCAGCTTACTCCACGCTCACtcgaggaaaagaattttttcaaGTGTTCGTACTTATCTTCGCGATCGGCACAAGGAACGAGCCACAGGATTGAACCTTGCATTGGCATAGTGATGTCAAGCGACATTGGCTATCGGTCTGATCCATGATTGCAGATCGAGCATAATCCGATCGGACAATGGAGCGTTCAAGCCGAGCGGACctcaaattcactaaaaacatattttgttcagtcagttggacttgcagcctccttcgactagacttaaaaggGAGACTTATGATGCAGCGATAAGAAGAGTCTATCTGGCCCAAGTCAATTGCCACGTTGAAGGAAAGTCAAAGAGGTCAACGCGTAAGGGTAAACAAGGTACAATCAGTGTGGGTGTCTCGCCCGATCGGAGGGATCACTGTTCGGTCGCCCAGATGGTCAGCCAGATGAGACTAATTATTTGACTCACCAAATGAGCCAGGAGCTCGTGCCTAACAAGCTGGTAATATGGGCCGATCGGGTCGCTCGATCGGCTCTGAGTACGACATTGGCATTATACTCATAATGGACCGCTCGTCTGGCGCAAGGAGTAACGCTGTACAAGAGGGAAAGACCATTAATAAGGGGAAGAGAAAGTAAAGGAGAACACGACAACTATTAAATATGTAGAAGACAGGACGAAGATGTCTTCTGTTTGTCATTAAACCACATCATTAAATAGGAGAAGACGAAAGGTCACccagaaaggtataaaagggtctaCAGGTATGAGGAACAGGCAAGAAAAATATTTCTGAGTTCTACGATTCTCTACTTTCTTACTCTTTTCCCttgttctaacttgagcgtcggaggatcaacGTCAAGGATCCCTTCCCTGGTcttaattttgttttgcaggattatcGAAGTTTTCTTCCTGTTAGTGGCCACCCCATTTCTGGCTTTCTAACTTCCTTCATTCGGATAAGATCAGATATAATTTTAATAAACGGTGGATGTAAGAATATTAGACTAATAGATTATCTCTGTCAATAATTTTTGGTATATCCTATTAGTAAATGAAAAGTTTTCATGGGATAAGACTGATCACTTTCGAAATTAGTGAACGTAGGTTAGATATTTGATgtcaaacttaaaaaataaaatgatgttaataatctagatgtctaaatttaataatccaactaattttggaaatagaCAATATTTAACTTACTgggtaaataaatattataacaaCTCCAATTCATAATTATAACACTGTATTAATTATATGTATATAAGttatatttcaaatttattaaaattaattaagtgaaaTTAAATCATCTAAATTATAAAAGACATTAATATGGTGGTCGACTGACCGTCCGTACTTAATTTACACGATTAAGGACATCCACAATGCTATAATATTATAATACCCATCACCTTATCAAAAAGTATGAGACTCACAGTAACATACTCATTAGAGCATCCACAGTGGCAATACGGAAGAAACTCCCTCCCATAGTGGGAGGGAGCTTTTTCCCCATTTGCCAAGAAGCGGTTCCATACAGATGGAGCCGCTTCTTcaccattttttttaaatttttttaattaaaataagtttttttaatttaaatataatattagagatgttttttttaattagaaaaacATATATATGATTTGGAGGTTTAAAAAATATGGTATTATGAAGTTTCATGTtagcaatttataaatttaaattttataaaaatttaatggtGTATAATGTAAAATATGGAAGAGAAATAGAAATTATATATAGTGAAAAGTGTGGGACCCATGAaggagttgttgagaggttttTTGATAGTGGAAAGAGGTATGaagtttttaacttttgatgtggcGCAGACGTGGTAACGAAGAAGCTCTCAATGGGCTCTAACCGCTGTGGATGCCCTTATAACAATATCCTTctttcactcacatcccttttaacattaacactaATTATTTATGGGTCCCACAATCCACTCAaccatcttaaaattatatcatattaaataaatatattttaaaatatttaaattattattattatttttaataataatattacttttaaaaatataattttattatttttcaaaaataatattaattttttaaatatatttattaaataaaatagatggTTGTGAGGAAACGAAATTACAATGTTaggaaaataaaattatagagtTGGGAAAATGAAATTACAACCGAGCGCCTAAAATTATAAAGTTGGGAAAACGAAATTACAACTGAGGGCTAAAATTACAAAGTTGGgaaacaaaatttattttaaattatcatgTAATTATGGAATTGAAATGTAACAATAACTTAAATAAACCATACAattatgaaattaaaaataatatatgaaatACTAATTCACGGATTGTTGTTGTATTACCTCCAGATATGTTCAACTAAGTCGGCGCGAAGTTGGTGATGAACTTGAGTGTCACGTAGCTCAGAATTTGTTCGAAGATAATCTTGAAATCCTCGGTTTGAGCCATGAATAGGTTATGCGGGTTCGTCACCTTCATCGTTGTACTAATTTGTCACGTGACCTCTCTCATCCTCAACAATCATATtatgaaaaataatgcatgctagCATGATTTGTTTTAACTTTTTCCTATACCAATAACGAGTTGGACCTCTAACAAATTGCCCACGCCCCAAATGTCCGTTCAACATCGTTTCTTGCAGACTCCTGTCTTTCCTTAAACAACTTCCTCTAGGGATCCTCCGGGCAAAGTTAACAAAAGTAGCTCACTCGGGATATATTCCATTTGGTAGATAATAGCCCTTCGTATATGCAGTGTCGTTCACCGTGAAATTAATCTCTGACATATTTCCTTGCAAGACGTTGTTGAATATGGGATATTCATATAACACGTTAATATCGTTACGTGAACCGGCGACCCCAAAAAATGCATGCCATATCCACAAGTCATCGCGACCGCTTCAAGTACGATTGTTGGTGACCCATGTCCCCTTGTAAATTGACATTTCCAAGCAACTGGACAATTTTTTCATTTCCAGTGCATACAATCAAGGCTACCTAGCATGCCAGGGAAACCATGTCTCTcatcatgcatttgaagaagACGTTGAATATCATCAACATTTGGCCTTCTCAAGTACCTATCACCAAATATTTCAACTACGTATTCGCAGAACTTAAAAAGACACCTGATGACAGTTGATTTACCCATACGTAGGTACTCGTCAAGATGATCGGTAGGGACTCCATAAGCCAGTTGACAAATCGCGACGGTGCATTTTTGTATTGGTGACAATCCTTTTTTTCGTACAACATCGTTCCTATGTTGAAAAATGCTGAATGATTTTCTAATGCATTCACTATGCGGAGGAATAACTCTATTCGCATTCGAAATCGTCTTCGAAATATTTCATCATGATACACCGAGGTTATAGAGAAATAATCATTGACGAGCCTCTCATGCCCGGCTTCACGATTTCTTTGGACAAACCTTCTTCTGCGTGTGCCCCTCCTCTGATATGCTCCCCAAGTTGGTGTTGTTGAAGAACCAATAACATCAGTTCTTCACCCGGATCATAAGCTTGCTCATTGATTTCAACATAGGCTTCGTCTTCGCTTGTCGAGTTGGAACTTGAGCTAGAGCGCCTGTAGAATAAGACATTTTTGGAGGAAACACGTTTTAGTATATGTGTTTGAGAAATGGTATGATAGTCGAATGAAAATCTTGTAGCACAATGTgtctatatatattgtttttctcATGCAACGACTAGTTTGCAACGTCATCTTGCAACGGCTAATTTGCAACGGTTAGTTTGCAACGGTAAGTTTGTAGTGCTTAGTTTACAACGGCTAGTTGTAACAACTAGTTTCCAAGACTTGTTTATAACgactattttataaaattataataattaaaaatcacattaatcgaaatgagaaatacaataattaaaaattacaatcactcgaaaatataataatactagaaaatgaaCGTTAAGTAAACAATTTAGATATTCTATCTTGACCTAATATCCTAGCATAGAcattcatgtatgataagctacTTCTTTGTCATTTTGGAAGAGGTGTTGCTTGCTCACGACTCTGAGGTCCTCGTCTTCTTTGTGGCCACAAAGTGATCAGCGAATTGTGGAGTAAACATTGGACGGTCTTTGACAATTCTCCACACATGTTCGAGATTGAATGCAACGTCAttgttttcgaatcgatattttTCGTACACAAACCTCAATATATCTTCATCACTGTGACCACTTCGATATGAACTATAAATACTATTGTAATTTACATTGAATCGATATACcttcttttggattgtattgtgCCAATGTGACCGTATAACATTTGCACTTCTGGTGTTTGAAAGTAGGGGAAGATTCTCATTGTAGTAGCTTGCAACCCGTCCCCAAAAAGCATCCGCCTTTGATCATTGTCGATTATTGGATCATCACTGATAGTTACAAAACTTCTCGCTAAGATCTCGTCTTCAACCTTTGTCCAACTTGAACGCTTTCTTGTACCCTCAGCATTTGAAACCGCCTTTTCTAAATTGACCACCTCAATTGGGGATTCACGGTCGGAAAGTTGAGTCTCCGGGACAAAAGTCGGAGTTGCAAGTTCATTCGACATCGAATGAGTGAAAGACATACCAGTTGTGTGTGGGGTACTATATCCATTAACAACTGATGGCGTGAAATACGGATGACTCATGTTTTGCCAATATTCGGTTGGAAGCAGTTGATATGGACCTTGAGGAGCATAATTCAGATGATTCATAGAATTTCCAAAACCTtggaaattttgaagattttgtggaGGAAACGACATATTGGGAAGTGGATGTGAGTATTGataatttggtggaatttatGGATTTTGGGAAGATGAATATTCTTGCGAGTTATTTGTAGAATtcaagaaatttataaaaaatgccCTATTATTTTTATCCATTTTAGATAGAAAATAAGATGGTAGAAACTTGAAAAAATAGATGGGAAGAAAATTTAAAGAGTAGAATTGAAAAAGTAGTGAGTTGAAATGAAAATATGTGTACATATTGATGGATATTTATAGATGAAATTTCGAACTAACCGTTAAAAAATAGTCGTTGAAAAACTAATCATTTTATTacctttttaattttaaaatttataaattttttaataaataaaaaataaaaaattatatatatacacatggGGTGGGCCAACCCTGACCCACCCCCTAGAGGCTTGAATGCATTCAAGCGATGAACAAATAAGGGGCATCTACAACACCGCGTTAAATATACAACGTCATTATAACACGACTTTGTGGATGCTCTAAGAAACATTTAGAATATTCAAGGCCACTAGAGTGAGTGATTCTAACTTTCAGGCGCCCTAATTTATCACATTCCCCATCGATAAATGTTATATGATCCCGTCCGGaaactgagtcagacggaccatcGGGTGAGGTGGAGAGAATGTTGACGAaatcgcgacgtcccggagggggtgTGTGCTGAGATAGcttccgtgttgaccaagtctccaaaagtcctctggtcaacgctacctacaACCAGCAACCGGGTTGATCAagcccccggtaccccgatgctcgaggcagatccaacgaatatatgagtacaagactaaaccatgaaataatgaaaatgcatatgaaatatgaacgaagaacgtaccctggcctagGAGGGGTCCTCGGATGGGACGTGACTCGAGTTATCGCGACCTGGAAGAGTAGATGGCTCTGGTTAAGCTAGATCTGACGATGAAGAGTCGAACACAGCCCGACATCGGAAGACGACATGCAAACTGGGATAAGACACCGACACGTAGGCCAGGAGGTACTGGCAGCACACGAGCCGAGACACAAACTCAGCACACAGACCGAAAAACTAGATCAGCACGCAGGCCGGCACACGAgatcgacacgcaggccgggaaaTAATGACAACCCTAAGGATAAACGCAATGCATATAGTCCAGAAGACAATCGCGGCTCACAGATTGGGATACTAAGACGGTCACACACAGATCAAGATCCAACCACATATCGAAGGCCGAAACATGAGAGCAATGTGCGCTACGATTGTAGCTCGAGATATGACGCACGACTGGATCGGCACAAGGGTCGTCATACAGTAGCGATACAGAATCGGAATCGAGACGGAGTCGTCGCATGATGGCTGTCGGCAAAGGGAGGAAGAGAGGCGGAGTCCGCGGGGAAGAGGTGGCTGCGGCGGCGGCATCACACGAGGAAACGGCGGAGGCATTTGAGACCGGCTCATGTGGGTGAGGAGGGCAGTGGCCGGTCTGCCCGGCGGCGGCATGGCGAGGAGGACGAAGGAAGCAGCGCTGTCGTCGCCGGCatcgagaggagaaggaagaagggggGAGATCGCCGTCGGCGGCCGTAGCTAGAGGGTGGCAGCGCGAAAGGGAGCAGCGGCGGTGAAGGCAGCTCCGGCGTCCTCCCATCTGTCTGCGGCGGCTGCGGAAGAAGTTCAGTGGTTGAGGCGCGAGGAGGGGGAGAGGACTTGAGAGCGAGAGAGAAGGTGAGGGAGCAGTGGCCGGCAGCGGCGTCGCGAGGGGGATGGCAGTGCTGTGCGACTGTTCGGTAGCGGCATcgcgaggagaagaaggagaggaaaggCTGTCGACGGCGAAAGACGCTCAGAGGCGGCGAGCTCAGTCCGGTGGGGCGGCCGGCGGCGGAGCtagcgaggaagaagaagaaaaccagCCGCGGTGCTAGCCgcgggaagagaggaggaggggaGAGGCGGTCGTCGCTGGTGGcgcaaggaggagaggaagaagaggaggaggagttgACCGGAGGCGAGGAAAAGGAAAGGAGCAGCCGGTCGGCCGACGCCGTCGTCGTCGGCGAGGCTGTCCCCAGGAAGCAGAAGATGGCGGCGGCCCAAAAAACGAACCAGGAGCCTCCTCTTTTGCCCGCTACAGTGTCACACATAAAACCCCACCTATGTGAAAATACCATAATGCCCTCATTCTTTTCCCTAATTTTTTCTCCCCCCTCGACCTATATCCACATCATTATAGAAAAACATATTTTAGAtaataaaaattgtttttaaaataattcaatcATTAGATTGGAATACGTTTAGCTACATCTCCCTGCAGTCACAATGGACCCATCCCTAGGGTTTTGATAAGATACAAATTGGAAGTAAGCTGACCCACGTCCTTCTACGGACTCATCACCGAGAGGTCCGAGACCTTGCAACAGCGGCATCGTCGTCTGCAAATCTCGAAGCGAAGATGAAAATTGTGGCGGCTTATCTCCTCGCCGTCCTCGGCGGCAACCCCAACCCCTCCGCCGATGATATCAGATCCATCCTTGAATCAGGTCGAATTCTCTTCCcttctcatatttatcttggtttcatTTCGGTGATCCTTGTTTCTTGCTTGTAGTGGGAGCGGAGGCAGAGGATAAGAGGATCAACCACTTCCTCGCAGAAGTCAAGGGCAAGGACATAACAGAAGTCATCGCTGCCGGCCGGGAGAAGTTCGCTTCCGTGCCCTCCGGTGGCTCTGTGGCTGCCATCGGGGTCGCCGCCCCAGGTAGCGGCGGCGCGGGCGGCGCTCCAGCTGCAGAGGAGcctaagaaggaggagaaggtggaGGAGAAAGAGGAATCCGACGAGGTGAAACTCCCTGTCTCTCCCTCCCGCAAATTTTCGTTTCCGACATAAATTCGtggtttttttctttctttctcgtGTCTCGTCGCCAAACAAACCCTCTGGATAATATAGATCGGCCAAAACACGTTTTTTTATGTAAATTTTATCTGATTTTTGCGTTGCTTTTTTTAAATTGTTCGTTtctcattttttatgtttttcttatTGCAGGATATGGGCTTTAGTTTGTTCGATTAATGGAGATGGCTGCAGCGCTAGATCCATGTTAGTTAATTTAAGGTTCTGCTATCGTTATGATTTCAAGGTCAGACAAAGTAGAATTTACAAGTCTTTCTGCTTTCCATTTTGTTTTGTTATTCTTGAATCGGCTGCTTATGGGCTTTCCACTATACCAATTGGTTGTTTGAGCTCAAGTCTGTTTCATTCTTCTTTTTATTCGCTTCCTGAAGATGATTGCTGTTTTTTATCTGTTGGGCGTGTGGTTGCATTCACTATTAGGACACACATTTGTTTGTAAAAGAGAGGATTTGGACAGCATCTAGGGTTTGTTTAGGGTACAGAATGGGCAGAGGAGATGATCCGGCCTCATGAGAACTGATTTTCTTTTATGGTTCAATTATGATACTAGATGGATCAAATGATCATCAAAAGATGAACAAACATAAACTTGTTCACAAGCTTCAAACAGTGTTAGAGATATAAGATTATTCAACTAGACTAGCTACTGAAATTGGTTGATCAAGGTTagtgaatttaatttcaaagaatttttagcATTTGCCTTCCAACGAGGAGTTGGGTGTTTAGATAGAGTAGCATTCTGTCATTCGAGCTTTGAATTTGACTGGATTTTCATTtatttcattgttttttttttcaaaaatggttaaGAATAAATTGCAAATTAATCTAAATCAACCAAATAAGTAGAGGTGTCGACTTATATAATTGTCTCATAATAACCAACCGTAACAAGTATAAACTTTAAAGTctagcaaatctccacaaggcaGATATGGATTTTGATCTTTTTATTTCAATCATATAGTCCATCAGCCATTAAAGAAAGTGTTTGTTGCTATCCTCTTAATCTACAGCAAGTCTTAAGACAAAATGTATTAAAAGGATCTTTATGTGATTGTAGCCATAAGATACAATCATGGTAGTTTGAGCTTCAACTCTATCTCTCGAGCCAGGACAAGTGGAATCACCTACATGACTATGCCTAGTAGCAGGATGTTGGGAATAAAGGTAGGTTTATAAGCTCAAGCATAATAAGACAGGGAAAAAATCAAACAGAAATATCATATTGGtattccttttttcttaaaaataaaaaataaatcaaatgagcACCCCACTAAAAAAAATAGCTGTCTTTATCTTGAAAATACTTATTGGATAGCTTCTACAATATGTAAAGGTTATAGGTACTTGTTACACGTTGTAAAAATTACATATTAATTTTTACGTATTTGATTATAATTAGATTATGTTAATTTGAAATGAAATTTAGTGTTATGGAGTTTCTattattttaatcaagttattattaaaaaaataaaattaaaattaaaatgatataaaattattGTTATAGAAGTTAGTTAGATACTAGAAAGTTAGATGCTACCTTTTATAATTGTAGATGTTGGCTTTTATAATGATTAGATAATGTAAGGATTAAGGATACGGAAAATGCTAGCTTTTATAATTGTAGATGTTGGCTTTTATAATGATTAGATAATGTAAGGATTAAGGATACGGAAAATGCTAGCTTTTATAATTGTAGATGTTGGCTTTTATAATGATTAGATAATGTAAGGATTAAGGATACCGAAAGGGGTGTTCATTTGACTTTAATTAAAAATGGAGCGCTCTTCTATGaaaatacaaatgatgagtgtACATTTGCTTTTTGCCCATGAGACATTATGATATATTAATTTCAATAAACTGATGAAATTAAGAAGAAAATAGCTCTTTGTGTCTTCATGTATCATCGGCATTATTGGATGAACTAGGTGACAATGAGGAGAAAATGGAGAAATTAAAGAAGAATTCGTTAAAGAAAGGACTCGGTTTGAGCTTTTAGGGGACTAAACAAACAGGAAATTTGGGAATTTTGATGGACAAATGCAGAGAAAAATAGACAGAAAGAGAGCATACAGTTGAAATTGTAGTTCCTGATCTGCGACCGTCCTGAGTCGCACTCGCACACTACAAATCCAAAGCAATTTTTCTATGATACTCGATAACTTTTCCTTCCGCAATCCACACTACGATTCCATGTCCCGCCTATTCACAATAGCAAACCATCCACAAAAGACAGTGTGTTCTACTTGTAAATGTTCGAGAAATTTAATAGAGAAAGAGGCCAATATATTGCTGAACTAAGGTAAACATTTTTCTTTAACTAAATATTGATTGTGGATATTATCGACGACAATGCTCGGCGTccatattttttcaaatattccTAAACTAATGGAGTTGAGGATATTAAAAATTACTAGGCAAAACTTTTTAAccggtaattttttaaaaaaaatagaaaaaacgaaGAATGCAGCACGCGCGTCGGCTTGCAGCAGGTCCATCACAATGTGCTGCAATTTGTTagacaaaatatattaaataaaattttaaaaatataattaattttatttaaatgtaaaattcaatataaattaataaaataataataaaattcataattatttaGTTGATGAGAGatttaattatgaaattttaaatatattaaaataagatatttgataaataaaatttataaatatgtagttgatgaaatatttaattataaaaattaaaatatttgaaatatttaattgataacaAAGACAGACATGAGGATTGAGGaccacaaatatttttaaaaaaatattcaatcTTATTATGTATACTTTTGGATCAAATATTTTTTCTCAATATTTATGATCCTAGGCAcacatcatcaatcaaatatctcaaatatttaaatttcataattaaatattccaccaatcaaatatttaaaatttaatcaaatatCTCACTTTCAAATTTTACaatcaaatatctcaccaattaaatatttataaatttcattatcattttattaattctatttaattttacatttaaataaaattaattatattttttattttttcatttagtaTATTTtgtctaaaaaataataaaaataaaaataacggCCGCACATTGGGGTGGGCCTGTAGCAGGGCCCACCCACGAGCGTGCCGGCgcattcttgttttttttttaaaaaaaaaaatcatcggaTAAAACCCGATGATTTTTAATATCCTTAAGATCTCCACCTTTTAAGAATTAAGATGGTGAAGATTTGGGATTtagaaatatttaaagaaatatcCTATTGAGTTTAAGAGCTCCCCAAGTCAGGCATCGAATATCGATGGAACTGAGCCATCAAAACTAGCACTAGATTACCCCAACCCAAGTCCTCTTCGCAGATCGTGCTGCAGAGGAGAGTAGCCTTTAACTTGGGACTTTAGAGGTGAGAGTACCCATGACAATACGATGCTGAGAGAACCTGCAGGATGCCAAAgcaataatattaaatatattcaGTGCACTGAAATAAGAGAAATATAGAACATAGGGGAAAAACACTTCAAAAAGTCCAGCTGATCCAGGTTGATTCAGAATTTTAACTAGGTCAACTGGAAAACTAAGAGACTCTAAATTTGCCAGAACCAAATATTTTGTAAGTTGAAAAAGGACAAATGATAATAGGTTGACGTTGAAGTTTAAGCATGTGGTTACCCTGTTGATCAGACCAAACATATTGATATTATTTCAGTAAGGAAGGTACATTAAACGAAAGACACGTTCTGAGCATCCAGGAGTACTCTCCTCGATAGAAAACAATACTTCAGTAACTAGTGAAACCTACCTAACTATAACACTCAATGGCCAAGAAATTCATCCTTAAGTGTTTAGTTTCACAAGTTAGAATTAACTTTTCTCGCAGAGAAAAGAAAACGATTAATGTTATCTTCGTtttgtttattttgtttgtttggcGAATCACAACTTTGTCGAAACGAAGAGAGTCAGATGAATACAAATAATCAATGACAATTTTGCACTCTATTAAAAGATTTATC
Coding sequences within it:
- the LOC122016953 gene encoding 60S acidic ribosomal protein P2B-like; its protein translation is MKIVAAYLLAVLGGNPNPSADDIRSILESVGAEAEDKRINHFLAEVKGKDITEVIAAGREKFASVPSGGSVAAIGVAAPGSGGAGGAPAAEEPKKEEKVEEKEESDEDMGFSLFD